GTTCTCCGGGTAATGAGAGTCGTCAGCGTAGAGGAAGGAGGGCTTTATTTTCTCGGGGTATATACGCCGTTTACCGAACGCCTTGTGGGGATCGGCTTTATATTTACCCTGATACTGGTTGCCTGGATCGGAGCGGTAAAAAGAAAGGGAACAAAAGAGGAAGCCTTTACAGGAGTAGATCGCTTTTTCAGGAAAGTACCCGTGGTGAATTACATATATGGAACGGTGGATCAGCTGATTAATGCCTTTACTCAGGAAAGATCGTCTTTTCAGAAGGTGGTTATGGTAGAATATCCTCGTAAAGGTGTTTACACTCTTGGTTTTCTGACCGGTGAAACAAAAGGGGAAGTTCAGCGAATTACACAAAAGGATTCCATTAACGTCTTTCTTCCTACTACACCCAACCCTACATCGGGCTGGCTTGTCATTGTTCCTTTGGAGGATGTGACAATCCTTACAATGAGTGTGGAAGAGGGGCTGAAGTTTATTATCTCCGGGGGCGTTGTGGTCCCGCCGGATAAGGCAAAGGAACTGAATGAAGAATTTAATGAACAGCAAAAGGCTGAAAAGGAAAAGCTATTTAAAGACTTCGTAGTAAACGTAAGAAAGCATCGAAAGGGTGATTTGGATGGTCGACGCAAAGACATTGATAGCTGAAGCGAAAACAGCGAGGGAAAAAGCATACGTCCCTTATTCTAAATTTAAAGTTGGAGCTGCCCTTCTGTCAGCGGATGGACAGGTCTTTCACGGTTGTAATATTGAAAATGCTGCTTACAGCATGTGTAACTGTGCAGAAAGAACAGCGTTATTTAAAGCGGTCTCTGACGGGGTAACGAAATTCGAGGCGATTGCAGTAGT
This DNA window, taken from Alteribacter keqinensis, encodes the following:
- a CDS encoding DUF502 domain-containing protein, with the translated sequence MWKTFQRNLVAGFLFLLPAIATIYVLQLLFSIIDNFLGPFITDVLRVMRVVSVEEGGLYFLGVYTPFTERLVGIGFIFTLILVAWIGAVKRKGTKEEAFTGVDRFFRKVPVVNYIYGTVDQLINAFTQERSSFQKVVMVEYPRKGVYTLGFLTGETKGEVQRITQKDSINVFLPTTPNPTSGWLVIVPLEDVTILTMSVEEGLKFIISGGVVVPPDKAKELNEEFNEQQKAEKEKLFKDFVVNVRKHRKGDLDGRRKDIDS
- the cdd gene encoding cytidine deaminase; the encoded protein is MVDAKTLIAEAKTAREKAYVPYSKFKVGAALLSADGQVFHGCNIENAAYSMCNCAERTALFKAVSDGVTKFEAIAVVADTEGPVSPCGACRQVMSELCAPQTKVILTNLKGDVSEWTVQDILPGAFSGADLDD